A single genomic interval of Thermoplasmata archaeon harbors:
- a CDS encoding dTDP-4-dehydrorhamnose 3,5-epimerase family protein, with protein sequence MELIDGVREKKLRLIPDERGWLMEILRSDEELFEKFGQVYVTACYPGVVKAWHYHRRQTDNFCAVWGMAKVVLYDGREGSPTRGRINEFHIGELNPTLLRIPPLVLHGFTAEGGEPTLIVNVPTEVYNREKPDEHRVPYDSPEIPYDWRVRHG encoded by the coding sequence GTGGAGCTTATAGATGGGGTGAGGGAGAAGAAGCTTAGGCTCATTCCGGACGAGCGCGGATGGCTGATGGAAATTCTCCGCTCGGACGAAGAGCTTTTCGAGAAGTTCGGCCAGGTATATGTAACCGCCTGCTACCCTGGCGTCGTAAAGGCCTGGCATTATCATAGGAGGCAGACAGACAACTTCTGCGCTGTCTGGGGAATGGCGAAGGTAGTTCTTTACGATGGGAGGGAGGGCTCGCCAACGAGGGGTAGAATAAATGAGTTCCACATCGGAGAGCTCAACCCGACTCTACTTAGAATCCCACCGCTCGTGCTCCACGGTTTCACGGCTGAAGGAGGCGAGCCCACCCTCATCGTCAACGTCCCCACGGAGGTCTACAACCGTGAGAAGCCCGACGAGCACAGGGTCCCCTACGACAGCCCCGAGATTCCCTATGACTGGAGGGTGAGACATGGGTAG
- a CDS encoding MBL fold metallo-hydrolase yields the protein MGCPKGERIVGVMKIEFYGGAGTVTGSHYVVQTPGARIGIDAGLFQGPPELEALNSAGFGNSVGELDALVLTHAHIDHSGRLPLLIRWGFEGRIISTSATADLCDIMLRDSAHLLMEDAERKARRRRAAPRPLYTLEDVDAVMRRFETVEYEREFRVGDVKVRLLDAGHILGSAMIELEAEGKKVVFSGDLGRPGAPLLRDPTRVEDADALVLESTYGGRVHSEKADRSGKLFRVVKSTVEAGGNVIIPAFAVGRTQDVLYTLNPYMEAGELQGLRTFVDSPMAIKAGEIYRNHPECFDAETLALLESGDDPLDFPGVHLTRTLEESRKIDRVRQPHIIISASGMCTGGRVLHHLSRNIGRPECTVLFVGYQAIGTLGRKLRDGARSVRILGRVREVLARVEALDSFSAHADHSEIMEWLRGFKRFPENVFLVHGEKEGANALASAIALEWGARTRIPWPGSSWEL from the coding sequence ATGGGCTGTCCAAAGGGCGAGCGAATCGTGGGCGTGATGAAAATAGAGTTCTATGGAGGCGCCGGCACCGTCACCGGCTCGCACTATGTTGTCCAGACGCCAGGGGCGAGAATCGGCATAGACGCCGGCCTCTTTCAAGGACCGCCCGAGCTCGAAGCGCTCAACTCCGCCGGTTTCGGCAACTCAGTTGGGGAATTAGACGCCCTCGTCCTCACCCACGCCCACATAGACCACAGCGGGAGGCTACCGCTCCTCATTAGGTGGGGCTTCGAGGGCAGAATAATATCCACATCCGCCACGGCCGACCTCTGTGACATAATGCTCCGCGACTCCGCCCACCTCCTGATGGAGGATGCCGAGAGGAAGGCCCGGCGGCGCAGGGCTGCCCCCCGCCCCCTCTACACCCTCGAAGACGTGGATGCAGTGATGCGCAGGTTCGAGACGGTGGAATATGAAAGGGAGTTCCGGGTTGGTGACGTGAAGGTCCGTTTACTCGACGCCGGCCACATCCTCGGCTCTGCGATGATAGAGCTCGAGGCTGAGGGAAAAAAGGTGGTTTTCAGCGGCGACCTCGGGAGACCCGGGGCGCCCCTCCTGCGGGATCCAACTAGAGTCGAGGATGCGGACGCCCTCGTTCTTGAATCTACCTATGGAGGGAGGGTCCACTCCGAAAAGGCCGACCGCTCCGGGAAGCTCTTTAGGGTCGTGAAGTCCACAGTGGAGGCGGGCGGGAATGTCATCATCCCGGCCTTTGCAGTGGGCAGGACCCAAGACGTTCTCTACACCCTCAATCCTTACATGGAGGCCGGCGAGCTGCAAGGCCTCAGGACCTTCGTGGACAGCCCGATGGCCATAAAAGCCGGCGAGATATACCGGAATCACCCCGAGTGCTTCGACGCCGAAACTCTGGCGCTTCTAGAGAGTGGCGACGACCCCCTCGACTTCCCGGGTGTCCATCTGACCCGCACGCTCGAGGAATCTAGAAAAATCGACCGGGTACGCCAGCCCCACATTATTATTTCTGCCAGCGGGATGTGCACGGGGGGGAGAGTGCTGCACCACCTATCCCGCAATATCGGCAGGCCCGAATGCACCGTCCTCTTCGTCGGATACCAAGCCATCGGGACCCTGGGCCGCAAGCTGAGGGATGGCGCTAGGAGCGTCAGGATACTGGGCAGGGTCCGGGAGGTTTTGGCGAGGGTCGAGGCACTAGACAGCTTCTCTGCCCACGCCGACCATTCTGAGATTATGGAGTGGCTGCGCGGGTTCAAACGATTTCCGGAGAACGTCTTCCTCGTCCACGGCGAGAAGGAGGGTGCCAACGCCCTAGCAAGCGCTATAGCTCTGGAGTGGGGAGCCCGCACCCGAATTCCATGGCCGGGGAGTTCCTGGGAGCTCTAA
- a CDS encoding M48 family metalloprotease, which produces MEEKTPALLRGFAGGVVLAGLTALLVAPFSPRMIAPVSGILFLAGLALGTALRSRTVVWLMTTGVFSTLVMGAGHVAGALYGRAQLWVSGAFLLSLFLSLYIPVLRSVQRALLSALVTVAAGCAGALLGLALGATILTALLFLSAGCFLSVVSSEDGAISLALHSVLACFMMGLGYVAAFLTGMSGLWVPALFILSVLVSIFVLPSAARLLMLLLVPIDVFAAFGYVLGRPFGLSQGLVLVFTACGAGFDLLIYYLSESWVLRASGARVVDEVQLPEVYGRLRELSSRARLPPPRVALMVSDAPNLLSAGRGPSRAVIALSTGLLERLSEEELESLLAHELAHIRERELAPATLAAALASPVGSLARPLLEERGSELYPLIIPVLAIAAPFFSLLIHLSAPRGRETRADKVALALGASAPALARALEKLESGAGGSHLGANPATAHLFAISPFRRGWVSALFSSQPPTEERVAVLKRLSSGAGG; this is translated from the coding sequence GTGGAGGAAAAAACGCCCGCGCTACTCAGGGGTTTTGCGGGAGGAGTTGTGCTCGCGGGCCTGACAGCGCTGCTGGTCGCGCCCTTCTCGCCCAGAATGATTGCGCCCGTTTCGGGTATTCTGTTTCTTGCCGGGCTGGCGCTCGGGACGGCCCTGCGCTCCAGAACGGTGGTATGGTTGATGACCACGGGTGTTTTCTCCACACTGGTGATGGGTGCGGGCCACGTCGCGGGAGCCTTGTACGGTAGAGCGCAGCTCTGGGTCAGCGGAGCCTTCCTCCTGTCTCTCTTCCTATCTCTGTATATCCCAGTCCTCAGGAGCGTCCAGAGGGCGCTCCTATCGGCACTAGTAACAGTGGCGGCTGGTTGCGCCGGAGCGCTGCTCGGCCTGGCGCTCGGCGCCACCATCCTAACGGCGCTCCTCTTCCTCTCCGCCGGCTGCTTCTTATCAGTCGTGAGCTCCGAGGACGGCGCGATATCGCTTGCGCTCCACTCAGTCCTCGCATGCTTCATGATGGGCTTGGGCTATGTAGCGGCCTTCCTGACTGGGATGTCGGGCCTCTGGGTTCCCGCCCTCTTCATACTTTCTGTGCTGGTCAGTATATTCGTTCTGCCGTCCGCAGCCCGGCTGCTCATGTTGCTGCTAGTCCCCATCGATGTCTTCGCCGCGTTCGGCTATGTCCTGGGCAGACCCTTCGGCCTTTCTCAGGGGCTCGTGCTGGTCTTCACCGCGTGCGGTGCTGGGTTTGACCTCCTGATATATTACCTATCGGAAAGCTGGGTTCTGAGGGCCAGCGGGGCCCGGGTTGTGGACGAAGTGCAGCTGCCGGAGGTCTACGGAAGGCTTAGGGAACTCTCCTCACGAGCGCGACTCCCCCCTCCGAGAGTAGCCCTCATGGTTTCGGACGCCCCAAACCTCCTATCCGCTGGCCGCGGCCCTTCCCGCGCAGTCATCGCACTGAGCACAGGGCTTCTGGAGCGGCTGAGCGAGGAGGAGCTGGAGTCGCTTTTGGCTCACGAGCTAGCCCACATAAGGGAGAGAGAGCTCGCGCCCGCCACCTTGGCGGCCGCGCTAGCCTCCCCCGTTGGGAGTCTCGCGCGCCCGCTTCTGGAGGAGAGGGGGAGCGAGCTTTACCCGCTGATAATCCCTGTCCTAGCCATTGCCGCACCCTTCTTCAGCCTCTTGATTCATCTCTCTGCCCCGCGGGGAAGGGAGACCAGGGCGGACAAGGTGGCCTTGGCCCTAGGTGCCAGTGCGCCCGCGCTCGCCAGAGCCCTGGAGAAGCTGGAGTCTGGGGCCGGTGGGAGCCATCTCGGGGCCAACCCCGCGACCGCTCATCTTTTCGCCATCAGCCCCTTCAGGCGGGGCTGGGTTAGCGCCCTCTTCTCCAGCCAGCCCCCCACTGAGGAGAGGGTGGCGGTGCTCAAGCGGCTCTCGAGCGGGGCCGGTGGGTGA
- a CDS encoding HAD-IIB family hydrolase, whose amino-acid sequence MTSPETAPLSPGSRAGVFPGRARYISPIPWPRTLAADIEGTLTDKSGRRTSAQLVGALRRLEVQGVLVILCSGRGVEYQRTLRRRWGLSPEAPLVAENGCSIFIGGREILTYRPTGFRRDKLLKRLQAMGVGAVGELDPEKRHAITVYPRGFMKGGDYTEEDIDRICDFLRKALRGVQCRIFRTSASGEVLPAGTDKGRGLRLLLRELRIPPLEVLFIGDGQNDVPAARFVKRAGGKVGVPANATGEMRALADYVSRGAFYEGALEILEAFFNRFSSQNKRDNRRGRHLSLDEAEGHQGRRHGRRGLHRLAHS is encoded by the coding sequence ATGACCTCCCCAGAGACCGCTCCTTTGTCGCCCGGCTCCCGCGCCGGTGTGTTCCCGGGCAGAGCGCGTTACATATCACCCATCCCATGGCCCCGCACCCTCGCCGCGGACATTGAAGGAACCCTGACAGACAAGTCCGGCCGCCGGACCTCGGCCCAGCTTGTCGGGGCTCTCAGAAGGTTGGAAGTGCAGGGGGTCTTAGTGATTCTCTGTTCGGGGAGGGGCGTGGAGTACCAGAGGACGCTCAGGAGGAGGTGGGGTCTGAGCCCCGAAGCCCCTCTGGTCGCTGAGAATGGATGCTCGATTTTTATTGGGGGCAGGGAGATACTGACCTATCGACCCACCGGCTTCAGGAGGGACAAGCTCCTTAAACGGCTGCAAGCGATGGGGGTCGGGGCCGTCGGCGAGCTTGACCCGGAAAAGAGGCACGCGATAACCGTTTATCCGAGAGGCTTCATGAAGGGAGGGGACTACACTGAAGAGGACATAGATCGCATCTGCGATTTCCTGAGAAAAGCGCTAAGAGGGGTCCAGTGTCGCATATTCCGGACCTCGGCCTCGGGAGAGGTGCTCCCGGCCGGTACGGATAAGGGGAGGGGGCTGAGGCTCCTCTTGCGCGAGCTCCGAATTCCTCCGTTGGAGGTGCTTTTTATAGGCGACGGACAGAACGATGTGCCGGCGGCGCGCTTCGTCAAACGAGCGGGGGGCAAGGTGGGGGTGCCGGCAAACGCTACAGGGGAGATGAGAGCGCTGGCGGACTATGTGTCGCGGGGAGCGTTCTACGAGGGCGCGCTCGAAATTCTAGAGGCCTTCTTTAATCGGTTCTCTTCGCAAAACAAAAGAGATAATAGAAGGGGGAGGCATTTAAGTCTTGATGAGGCTGAGGGGCATCAGGGCCGTCGTCACGGGCGGCGCGGGCTTCATCGGCTCGCACATAGTTGA
- a CDS encoding tetratricopeptide repeat protein encodes MPGEAEELMAEARRALGREDFEAALRLLERIPEGDSLGAEALHESAFCHISLGRPARALDCYDRALRIKPGDPDLWNDRAFALLELGRYRDALESAEKALELSPSHYAAACNSARALLELGDHYRALELACRAVALNPLEEDGLFLRAEAARRIGRRDEAADFYRRVLKVNPHNMQAVYRLGQLDQYREMERARRWEGLWERWSGLERLPFVVGFLLPGILLVSLGALVPTIKGGNVLLFRGISISVGVVLILISVAVMLSGRGSAREGGGERAEASAKRNAGPEAQNFLGERRVGP; translated from the coding sequence GTGCCCGGAGAGGCCGAGGAGCTGATGGCTGAAGCGCGCCGGGCGCTCGGGCGTGAGGACTTTGAAGCCGCCTTGAGGCTGCTCGAGAGAATTCCGGAGGGGGATTCGCTGGGCGCGGAGGCCCTGCACGAGAGCGCTTTTTGCCACATAAGCCTTGGCCGGCCGGCGAGGGCGCTCGATTGCTACGACAGAGCGCTTAGGATAAAGCCAGGGGACCCCGACCTCTGGAACGACCGCGCCTTTGCCCTGCTCGAGCTCGGGAGATACAGGGACGCTCTGGAGAGCGCGGAAAAGGCCTTGGAGCTCAGCCCCTCGCACTACGCCGCCGCTTGTAACTCGGCGCGTGCGCTTCTCGAGCTTGGAGACCATTATAGAGCGCTGGAGCTGGCATGCAGGGCCGTCGCTCTGAACCCGCTCGAAGAGGATGGCCTATTTCTGAGGGCTGAGGCGGCGCGGAGGATTGGCCGGAGGGATGAGGCGGCTGACTTCTACAGGAGGGTGCTCAAGGTCAACCCGCACAATATGCAAGCGGTCTACAGGCTTGGGCAGCTCGACCAGTACAGGGAGATGGAGAGGGCACGTAGGTGGGAGGGTCTGTGGGAGCGCTGGAGCGGGCTCGAGAGACTCCCCTTCGTGGTCGGCTTCCTCCTGCCCGGAATTTTACTAGTCTCACTCGGAGCTCTCGTGCCCACGATAAAGGGGGGCAACGTCCTACTCTTCCGGGGAATTTCGATATCCGTGGGCGTTGTGCTGATTCTAATCTCGGTGGCGGTTATGCTCTCTGGAAGGGGCTCAGCAAGGGAGGGCGGAGGCGAGCGCGCGGAGGCCTCTGCGAAGCGGAACGCAGGCCCTGAAGCCCAGAACTTTCTGGGCGAGCGTCGTGTCGGCCCATGA
- a CDS encoding radical SAM protein, translating into MTEFSLKRFNRVPTQLWTPMCRHPRLFLKMIRGVYHKYGLSKRDYRRPDGRSASLWMVSIRITHRCNHRCAICGQWGERGYNRLPDAPKVVGEVPLETYMNLVDEVSPLRPHIYITGGEPFLYKDLVPLVDYMKRHGLSVQVVTNGVGLEKNAEEIVRSGWDMVCVSLDGPREIHDRCRGLKGAFDTMERGLRRLQEVKKQLRKTTPVVYTLTTISETNQAVLLETLEEAKALGPEVRAVYYSWFTSEEVGRRHSEVMKGALGVEPFAWKSYVRDTSKIDTALLARQVEIIKKSRMDPPVLFIPQLETWELETYYRHPENFLGWKRCLAPWFQVDIMPNGDVVNCRDFPDIVMGNIRETPLLDIYNNEKFRAFRRALRSAPDGVFPLCSRCCGLMGY; encoded by the coding sequence ATGACCGAGTTCTCCCTGAAAAGGTTCAACAGGGTCCCGACCCAGCTCTGGACCCCGATGTGCCGCCACCCGCGCCTTTTTCTGAAGATGATACGGGGGGTGTATCACAAATACGGGCTTTCCAAGAGGGACTACAGAAGACCTGACGGCCGGAGCGCCTCACTCTGGATGGTCAGCATCAGAATCACGCACCGGTGCAACCACAGATGCGCGATATGCGGCCAGTGGGGAGAACGGGGCTATAACAGGCTACCGGACGCACCCAAGGTTGTCGGCGAGGTTCCTCTGGAAACATACATGAACCTCGTGGATGAAGTCTCTCCCCTCAGGCCCCATATCTATATAACCGGGGGCGAGCCCTTCCTCTATAAAGACCTCGTTCCCCTTGTCGACTATATGAAGCGGCATGGTCTGTCTGTGCAGGTTGTGACCAACGGCGTCGGGCTCGAGAAAAACGCGGAGGAAATCGTGAGGAGCGGCTGGGACATGGTCTGTGTCTCACTCGACGGGCCGCGGGAAATCCACGACCGGTGCAGAGGGCTAAAGGGGGCCTTCGACACGATGGAGAGGGGGCTCCGGAGGCTTCAGGAGGTCAAGAAGCAGCTACGCAAGACGACCCCCGTGGTCTACACTCTCACCACTATTTCGGAGACAAATCAAGCGGTTCTCCTGGAGACACTTGAGGAGGCGAAGGCGCTTGGACCCGAGGTGAGGGCTGTTTACTACTCTTGGTTCACGAGCGAGGAGGTCGGGAGGAGGCACTCCGAAGTCATGAAGGGGGCTCTGGGGGTCGAGCCATTCGCCTGGAAAAGCTATGTCCGCGACACCTCTAAGATAGACACCGCCCTGCTCGCGAGGCAGGTTGAGATTATTAAAAAATCTAGGATGGACCCCCCAGTCCTCTTCATCCCTCAGCTCGAGACGTGGGAGCTCGAGACCTACTACCGCCATCCCGAGAATTTTCTAGGCTGGAAGAGGTGCCTCGCGCCATGGTTCCAAGTTGACATAATGCCGAACGGGGACGTTGTCAACTGTCGCGACTTCCCGGATATCGTGATGGGAAATATTCGAGAAACCCCCCTCCTCGACATCTACAACAATGAAAAATTCAGGGCCTTCAGGAGGGCCCTCCGGAGCGCACCCGATGGTGTCTTCCCCCTCTGCAGCAGGTGTTGTGGGCTGATGGGCTACTAA
- a CDS encoding DUF835 domain-containing protein, with amino-acid sequence MNAAGPRNLEPGGMYIVDEEFPCLSVSLFLGLVGEGRRGLIISSDPPEQLRSARGIPEGVGVVWVTEAEAPSALRPSLVDQINAVRERFVVGEGGSVVLLDIFNQLVSSNDFSTVFKFFNYIRDDTLKRNSVVLVSIDSRAAEERHFRMVKRLARAIIRE; translated from the coding sequence ATGAATGCGGCGGGTCCGAGAAATCTTGAGCCGGGGGGGATGTACATCGTGGATGAGGAGTTTCCGTGCCTCTCCGTATCGCTCTTCCTCGGCCTAGTCGGGGAGGGAAGGAGGGGGCTCATAATATCCTCTGACCCACCGGAGCAACTCAGAAGCGCGCGCGGAATTCCGGAGGGAGTGGGTGTGGTCTGGGTAACTGAGGCGGAAGCGCCGAGCGCACTGAGGCCATCGCTAGTTGACCAGATAAATGCAGTGAGAGAGAGGTTCGTGGTGGGGGAGGGGGGTAGCGTGGTGCTCCTCGATATATTCAACCAGCTGGTCAGCTCGAACGACTTCAGCACTGTGTTCAAATTCTTCAACTACATCAGAGATGATACTTTGAAAAGAAATTCGGTTGTGCTCGTGTCGATTGACTCTCGTGCGGCGGAGGAGAGGCACTTCAGGATGGTCAAGAGACTTGCGAGGGCGATAATAAGGGAGTAG
- a CDS encoding 30S ribosomal protein S17e: MGRIRPTYIKRVAIELLKTYPDQFTTDYQHNKAKVAELTDVKYVGLRNRIAGYVTHYRKTHPLT; encoded by the coding sequence ATGGGCCGCATCCGTCCGACCTATATAAAGCGTGTGGCAATCGAGCTACTGAAGACCTATCCCGACCAGTTCACAACGGACTACCAGCATAATAAGGCCAAGGTAGCGGAGCTAACTGACGTTAAATACGTAGGACTTCGGAATAGGATAGCCGGGTATGTGACCCACTACCGGAAGACCCACCCATTGACCTGA
- a CDS encoding NAD-dependent epimerase/dehydratase family protein, translated as MRLRGIRAVVTGGAGFIGSHIVDSLLSENDVVVVDDFSTGKEENLIAHGAGPRFADGDAEPIGGVEGGGMRRAEGFAGPPAEMEGEGGSSGRCARGPRKVPLTGEGARGGRRRGREFARRRGLIILRGSVTDEGLLRLALRDADVVFHLAAIPGVPASVRDPAGTARVNLMGTLAVLEAARHCGVSKVIFSSSCAVYGDARPPVSETTLPCPKSPYAVQKLAGEHLCRVYHELHGLKTVCLRLFNVFGPRQDPESEYAAVIPRFVKDMRERGRVTIFGDGRQTRDFIYVGDVVRATLLAAERSSADGRVVNVATGKGTSVSELARELAAVLGLPLRVRRASRREGDIRHSWADTTLAQKVLGFRACVPLRRGLRALASALPC; from the coding sequence ATGAGGCTGAGGGGCATCAGGGCCGTCGTCACGGGCGGCGCGGGCTTCATCGGCTCGCACATAGTTGACTCGCTACTCTCGGAGAATGATGTGGTGGTGGTAGACGACTTTTCAACAGGCAAAGAGGAGAACCTCATCGCCCACGGCGCGGGTCCGCGTTTCGCGGATGGGGATGCGGAACCAATAGGGGGAGTGGAGGGAGGTGGCATGAGGCGCGCCGAAGGATTCGCGGGGCCCCCTGCCGAGATGGAGGGAGAGGGCGGGAGCAGCGGCAGGTGCGCGAGAGGGCCCAGGAAAGTCCCGCTCACGGGGGAGGGAGCAAGGGGGGGGAGAAGGAGGGGGCGAGAATTTGCCCGCCGGCGTGGGCTGATAATCCTCAGGGGCTCGGTGACTGACGAAGGGCTCCTCCGACTCGCGCTCAGGGACGCGGACGTCGTCTTCCACCTAGCTGCCATTCCCGGAGTTCCTGCGAGCGTCCGAGACCCCGCCGGAACGGCGCGCGTGAATCTCATGGGAACCTTGGCGGTGCTTGAGGCCGCGCGCCACTGCGGCGTGAGCAAGGTCATTTTCTCGTCCTCGTGCGCGGTTTATGGAGACGCCAGACCGCCGGTCAGCGAGACGACACTGCCGTGCCCGAAATCGCCCTACGCGGTCCAGAAGCTAGCTGGTGAGCACCTGTGCCGCGTCTACCACGAGCTCCATGGCCTGAAGACGGTTTGCCTGCGCTTATTCAACGTTTTCGGTCCCAGGCAGGACCCCGAATCCGAGTACGCGGCCGTGATCCCACGGTTCGTGAAGGATATGAGGGAAAGGGGACGAGTGACGATATTCGGCGATGGAAGGCAGACGAGGGACTTTATTTACGTCGGGGATGTTGTGAGGGCCACCCTTCTAGCGGCGGAGAGGAGTTCCGCTGATGGGAGGGTCGTGAATGTCGCAACTGGAAAGGGGACGAGTGTGAGCGAGCTCGCGAGGGAGCTTGCAGCCGTCCTCGGCCTCCCGCTGCGGGTCAGACGGGCCAGCCGTAGGGAGGGGGACATAAGGCACTCATGGGCCGACACGACGCTCGCCCAGAAAGTTCTGGGCTTCAGGGCCTGCGTTCCGCTTCGCAGAGGCCTCCGCGCGCTCGCCTCCGCCCTCCCTTGCTGA
- a CDS encoding glycosyltransferase: MKKVYIAACGIGLGHIGRMVSVADRLKEMGVECVFSTYGPAQRYITEAGYRSFESPALMWEENEDGSIAMGRSLARCGSYIRIFLTHLRHEEERIRSQRPDAIVSDSRYSTLFLEDKFDVPFFFVSNQIRFLMPRWMEGGWLRLASELISRVNYHWLRDPDVLFVPDFPPPDTISRENMQVPPGMLRRLTFTGPVSRRSPEELPDVADIRKKWGFGEDLFVYAAISGPGRSREPLIKILTRVLPEFRRKSVIDRGEPGSELNEWRGEYLNIRGWAKDRFELLKACDVVVSRPGLTTISEIIRFGKPCVLIPTPTQSEQEGNARSMRDHGAARVIEQSRMSVEAMREALSDIVGRSSEYLARARRLQRMAAEMNGAEFMARRILEFIR, encoded by the coding sequence TTGAAGAAAGTCTACATAGCGGCCTGCGGAATAGGCCTGGGCCACATCGGCCGAATGGTTTCCGTTGCGGACCGCCTGAAGGAGATGGGAGTCGAGTGCGTTTTCTCGACCTACGGACCGGCCCAGAGGTACATCACGGAGGCAGGCTACCGTTCCTTTGAGTCGCCGGCTCTGATGTGGGAGGAGAACGAGGATGGCTCAATTGCAATGGGGCGGAGCCTAGCGCGCTGCGGAAGCTACATACGCATATTCCTCACCCACCTTAGGCATGAGGAGGAGAGAATTCGCTCTCAGAGACCGGACGCCATCGTCTCCGACTCGCGCTACTCGACCCTCTTCCTCGAAGATAAATTCGACGTCCCCTTCTTTTTTGTCTCGAACCAGATTCGCTTTCTGATGCCCCGGTGGATGGAGGGCGGCTGGCTTCGCCTCGCAAGCGAGCTGATTTCGCGGGTGAACTACCACTGGCTCCGGGACCCAGACGTGCTTTTTGTCCCAGATTTCCCTCCTCCGGACACGATATCCCGGGAGAACATGCAAGTACCCCCCGGAATGCTCAGACGCCTCACCTTCACAGGCCCCGTGTCAAGGAGGTCCCCCGAAGAGTTGCCAGATGTCGCGGATATAAGAAAGAAATGGGGGTTCGGGGAGGATCTCTTCGTGTATGCAGCGATAAGCGGCCCGGGGCGCTCTAGGGAGCCCTTAATAAAGATACTGACCCGCGTGCTGCCGGAATTCAGGAGGAAGTCTGTTATCGACAGAGGCGAGCCCGGGAGCGAGCTCAACGAGTGGAGGGGCGAGTACCTTAATATCCGCGGTTGGGCAAAGGACCGCTTCGAGCTATTGAAGGCCTGCGACGTCGTCGTCTCGAGGCCGGGGCTGACCACGATAAGCGAGATTATACGGTTCGGTAAGCCGTGCGTCTTGATACCGACCCCGACGCAATCTGAGCAGGAGGGGAACGCACGTAGCATGCGCGACCATGGCGCTGCAAGGGTAATAGAGCAGAGTAGGATGAGTGTAGAAGCGATGAGGGAGGCCCTGAGCGATATCGTCGGGCGCTCTTCGGAGTACCTAGCCCGCGCTCGGCGCCTCCAGAGGATGGCCGCGGAAATGAACGGCGCAGAATTCATGGCGCGCAGAATTCTCGAGTTCATCAGGTGA
- the rfbB gene encoding dTDP-glucose 4,6-dehydratase, which translates to MRLLVTGGAGFIGSNFVHYIFENHPDWSVTVLDKLTYAGNPDNLRDLRGRRGYGFVKGDICDRSVVERLVRRCDLVVNFAAETHVDRSILEAGSFVMTDVYGTFVLLEAVRKRKGCRFLQISTDEVYGEAGRRPPAEDAPLMPKSPYAASKAGADRLTFSYWCTHGTSVAITRCTNNYGPYQFPEKLVPLFTTNAIMGKPLPVYGSGRNTRDWIHVLDHCRALDAVIERAPFEGEVYNIGAGEEHSVLEIADIVLKTLNKPESLIEHVADRPGHVTRHAVDSRKIRRELGWAPREDFRKAMRETVLWYRDNEWWWRKLLKKRLDFAGRFARARN; encoded by the coding sequence GTGAGGCTCCTGGTCACTGGGGGCGCCGGGTTCATCGGGAGCAACTTCGTGCACTATATTTTCGAGAACCATCCGGACTGGAGCGTGACGGTTCTCGACAAGCTGACCTACGCGGGCAACCCGGACAACCTCAGGGACCTGCGGGGGAGGAGGGGCTACGGGTTCGTGAAGGGGGACATATGCGATCGGAGCGTCGTTGAGAGACTTGTCAGAAGATGCGACCTCGTGGTCAACTTCGCAGCCGAGACCCACGTCGACCGCTCGATTCTGGAGGCGGGGAGCTTCGTGATGACAGACGTCTACGGTACCTTCGTCCTTCTGGAGGCGGTGAGGAAGAGAAAGGGCTGCCGCTTTCTCCAGATATCAACAGACGAGGTTTACGGCGAGGCTGGGAGGAGGCCTCCGGCGGAGGACGCGCCCCTGATGCCCAAGAGCCCCTACGCCGCGAGCAAAGCGGGAGCCGACAGATTGACCTTTTCATATTGGTGCACCCATGGAACCTCCGTTGCAATCACGAGGTGCACAAACAACTATGGGCCTTACCAGTTCCCGGAAAAGCTGGTCCCCCTCTTCACTACCAACGCGATAATGGGAAAGCCCCTACCCGTCTATGGGAGCGGTAGGAACACCCGCGACTGGATTCATGTTCTAGACCACTGCAGGGCGCTGGATGCAGTAATTGAGCGAGCCCCGTTCGAGGGAGAGGTCTACAATATCGGTGCGGGTGAGGAGCACAGTGTTCTGGAAATAGCGGACATCGTTCTGAAGACTCTCAACAAGCCTGAGAGCTTGATAGAGCATGTCGCGGACAGGCCAGGCCACGTGACCCGGCACGCCGTCGACAGTAGGAAAATCAGGAGGGAGCTCGGCTGGGCCCCGAGAGAGGATTTCAGAAAGGCAATGAGGGAGACCGTTCTCTGGTACCGCGACAATGAGTGGTGGTGGAGAAAGCTGTTGAAGAAGAGGTTGGACTTCGCTGGAAGGTTCGCCCGGGCGCGCAACTAG